The Armatimonadota bacterium genome window below encodes:
- a CDS encoding response regulator transcription factor: protein MRIRLICFDDHPIVREGLVAYLCQQPELLVLGAYEGFQDFLNSDVTHQGFDVALVDVLNPSSPGPQLVKQLIAFNPTCRVIALSSSDDPIHKSEMLRRGASEYLLKSTTGRTLLKTIIETMAAPPVGLREQAPDLKSIGEKLQLSAKELEVFSLISEGLSNAEISKLLFISESTVKTHVSNLLAKVGVESRSQLVVFAWKTGFER, encoded by the coding sequence ATGAGAATTCGTCTGATCTGCTTCGACGATCATCCCATCGTCAGAGAAGGTCTCGTCGCCTATCTCTGTCAACAACCAGAACTCCTCGTCTTAGGAGCATACGAGGGCTTCCAAGATTTCTTAAATTCGGATGTCACTCACCAAGGATTCGATGTCGCCCTGGTGGACGTTCTCAATCCGAGTAGCCCTGGTCCTCAGCTCGTTAAACAACTCATTGCGTTCAATCCTACGTGCCGCGTCATTGCCCTTTCTAGCTCCGACGACCCGATTCACAAATCGGAGATGCTGCGACGCGGCGCTTCCGAATACCTCCTGAAATCTACCACCGGGAGAACTCTTCTCAAGACCATCATCGAAACCATGGCCGCGCCACCGGTTGGCCTCCGAGAACAAGCACCCGATCTGAAGTCAATCGGCGAGAAGCTCCAGCTATCCGCGAAGGAACTCGAAGTTTTCAGCCTCATCTCAGAGGGGCTTTCCAACGCAGAAATCTCCAAGCTTCTCTTTATCAGTGAGTCGACTGTGAAGACTCATGTCTCAAACTTGCTTGCAAAAGTTGGAGTGGAATCGCGCAGTCAGCTCGTTGTTTTTGCTTGGAAAACCGGCTTTGAGCGGTGA